From Stegostoma tigrinum isolate sSteTig4 chromosome 4, sSteTig4.hap1, whole genome shotgun sequence, a single genomic window includes:
- the LOC125452353 gene encoding carbohydrate sulfotransferase 9-like, giving the protein MLKALSELPEPVQNVVNENALLPAPDQNLGHYDMGTVGALLASYTKILFVRHPLQRLLSAYRHQRQGAETFEGFVLRTLSQMSLPAAQREPLVKLCQPCLIRYDYIVAPEHLNQEVRHLLRRMGVPEGVETPELQEPDDGLMSQGYTHQLPTHGAAKLFRFYRGDFAAFNFTEPWSLS; this is encoded by the coding sequence ATGTTGAAGGCCCTGAGTGAGCTGCCAGAGCCAGTGCAGAATGTGGTGAACGAGAATGCGCTGTTGCCCGCTCCCGATCAAAACCTGGGCCATTACGACATGGGCACTGTCGGTGCTCTCCTGGCATCGTATACCAAAATTCTCTTCGTCAGACACCCTCTCCAACGTCTCCTGTCTGCTTATCGTCATCAGCGCCAAGGGGCCGAAACCTTTGAAGGTTTTGTCCTCCGTACCTTGAGTCAGATGTCATTACCAGCTGCCCAGCGGGAGCCCCTCGTTAAACTGTGCCAACCGTGTCTCATCCGGTACGACTACATTGTGGCGCCCGAGCACCTCAACCAGGAGGTGAGGCACCTCTTGCGTCGGATGGGCGTCCCGGAGGGAGTGGAGACACCTGAGCTCCAGGAGCCAGATGATGGGCTGATGTCCCAGGGGTACACCCACCAGCTGCCAACTCATGGCGCGGCCAAGTTATTTCGCTTTTACCGCGGCGATTTTGCGGCCTTCAATTTCACCGAGCCTTGGTCCTTGAGCTAA